A stretch of Gemmatimonas aurantiaca T-27 DNA encodes these proteins:
- the mreD gene encoding rod shape-determining protein MreD — MRPTPQSSPGIASTVRAWIGFALLMAAHFGVRPLVAGRVEVDFALIAILFSAVRMRPGLAAITGFLVGISLDAMAPGTFGSHALALTLIAYGAAWLKAVFFADHVGLTGLFVFAGKWVFDIALALLTGVSSGISLVIALLVWSPLSAALTALVAMLLLVMFRPLYRPQSI, encoded by the coding sequence GTGAGGCCGACCCCGCAATCCAGCCCGGGCATCGCGAGCACGGTTCGCGCGTGGATCGGCTTCGCGCTCCTGATGGCGGCGCACTTCGGTGTGCGCCCGCTCGTGGCAGGGCGCGTCGAGGTGGACTTCGCCCTGATCGCGATCCTGTTTTCTGCCGTGCGCATGCGTCCCGGTCTGGCCGCCATCACGGGCTTCCTGGTGGGCATTTCGCTCGATGCGATGGCGCCGGGGACCTTCGGTTCGCACGCGTTGGCGCTCACGCTCATTGCCTATGGCGCAGCGTGGCTCAAGGCGGTGTTCTTCGCCGATCACGTGGGCCTGACGGGCCTCTTCGTGTTCGCTGGGAAGTGGGTGTTCGATATCGCACTCGCGTTGCTGACCGGTGTATCATCCGGCATCTCGCTGGTGATTGCGCTGCTGGTGTGGTCGCCGCTGTCAGCGGCGTTGACTGCTCTCGTGGCCATGCTGCTGCTGGTGATGTTCCGCCCGCTGTATCGCCCACAGTCGATCTGA
- the mrdA gene encoding penicillin-binding protein 2 — MSYHPNSVLRRARVARGLLFVSFLALGTAFFRAQVLDSASYALQAESNRLREVPLPGARGIIYDRKGEIIAENLPGYSVSILSPTEDSLRSALRTLSQVITIDSTQQALALRRYRRAPTRPAVIFNDASFQVVSVLEERRVEFPGLIIQSSPKRYYPDGEAMAALVGYTGEISEDELTRERFVEYKAGQQIGKAGVELEYEEQLRGREGSRFVEVDARNRVVRDAGVRADVQPEAPAPLRTNIDLDLQKYAHDYFGDSLRGAVVAMEPTTGGVLALYSAPSYDINRFIGGVSGAFYQSLLDDEHKPLVNRALQGTYPPASTWKLATAAIGLQLGLVTMDTHMERPCTGGYYYGRVFKCWDKRGHGDVTLAQAIAKSCDVYFYQLGLKIGITRLLAGGVKLGFGEKTGIDLPNERTPTWPENTDYFDRKYGARGWNRSVVLSLSIGQANNAQTPLNMARFYTALATDGSAATPQIVAREPERKQILNLTAEQLAGMKMALADVVSRGTAAGAQIRGLTIAGKTGTAQVPPLQDFAWFVGYAPADDPKIVLAIVIEEGLHGSAAARVATKLMERYLKTQLTMSSVTND, encoded by the coding sequence GTGAGCTACCACCCGAATTCGGTGTTGCGCCGCGCCCGCGTGGCGCGCGGCCTGCTGTTCGTTTCGTTCCTCGCGCTGGGCACGGCGTTCTTCCGTGCGCAGGTACTGGACAGCGCGTCGTATGCCCTGCAGGCGGAGAGCAATCGCCTGCGTGAAGTGCCGCTGCCCGGTGCGCGCGGCATCATCTACGACCGCAAAGGCGAGATCATCGCCGAGAACCTGCCCGGATATTCGGTGTCGATCCTCAGTCCCACCGAGGATTCGCTGCGATCGGCATTGCGCACCTTGTCGCAGGTCATCACGATCGACTCGACGCAGCAGGCCTTGGCCCTGCGACGCTATCGCCGCGCTCCCACACGACCCGCCGTGATCTTCAACGATGCGTCGTTCCAGGTCGTGTCGGTGCTCGAAGAGCGGCGTGTGGAGTTCCCGGGCCTGATCATTCAGAGTTCACCCAAGCGTTACTATCCCGATGGTGAGGCCATGGCCGCACTGGTGGGATACACGGGCGAAATCTCGGAAGACGAACTGACGCGCGAACGTTTTGTGGAGTACAAGGCCGGCCAGCAGATCGGCAAGGCCGGCGTGGAGCTGGAATACGAAGAGCAATTGCGTGGTCGGGAAGGGAGTCGCTTCGTGGAAGTGGACGCCCGCAATCGTGTCGTGCGGGACGCCGGCGTACGGGCCGATGTGCAGCCGGAAGCCCCGGCGCCGTTGCGCACCAACATCGATCTCGACCTGCAGAAGTACGCGCACGATTATTTCGGTGATTCGCTGCGCGGCGCCGTGGTGGCCATGGAACCCACCACCGGTGGCGTGCTCGCGTTGTACAGTGCGCCGAGCTACGACATCAATCGATTCATCGGCGGTGTGTCGGGCGCTTTCTATCAGTCGCTGCTCGATGACGAGCACAAGCCACTCGTCAATCGCGCGCTGCAGGGCACCTACCCACCGGCCTCCACCTGGAAACTGGCCACCGCCGCGATTGGTCTGCAGCTCGGCCTGGTCACCATGGACACGCACATGGAACGGCCATGCACCGGTGGCTACTACTATGGCCGCGTGTTCAAGTGCTGGGACAAAAGAGGCCACGGCGACGTGACGCTGGCGCAAGCCATCGCCAAGTCGTGCGACGTGTACTTCTACCAGTTGGGGCTCAAGATCGGTATCACGCGCCTGCTGGCTGGCGGCGTGAAGCTGGGGTTCGGAGAAAAGACCGGCATCGATCTGCCCAACGAGCGCACGCCGACCTGGCCAGAGAATACCGACTACTTCGACCGCAAGTATGGAGCACGCGGGTGGAATCGCTCGGTGGTGCTCAGCTTGTCCATCGGCCAGGCCAACAACGCGCAGACGCCACTCAACATGGCGCGCTTCTATACCGCGCTGGCTACCGATGGCAGCGCCGCCACGCCGCAGATCGTGGCGCGCGAACCCGAGCGGAAACAGATCCTCAACCTGACCGCCGAGCAGTTGGCGGGCATGAAGATGGCGCTGGCCGATGTGGTGTCACGCGGTACCGCCGCCGGCGCCCAGATTCGTGGGCTGACCATTGCCGGCAAGACCGGCACGGCGCAGGTACCGCCGCTGCAGGACTTTGCCTGGTTCGTGGGATATGCGCCGGCGGACGATCCGAAGATCGTGCTCGCCATCGTCATCGAAGAAGGTTTGCACGGTTCGGCGGCGGCACGGGTGGCGACCAAGTTGATGGAACGCTACCTCAAGACGCAGCTCACGATGTCCAGCGTCACCAACGACTGA
- a CDS encoding rod shape-determining protein, with protein MFWPFSKSNSFFPANAIAVDLGTANTLIYVKGEGIVLNEPSVVALDRETKKLKGVGLEAKRMLGRTPDGIMAVRPMKDGVIADFDVTEKMLRYFLTLVIDKHVFKVKPRVIVCVPSGITEVEKRAVRDSALGAGAKEVFMVTEPMAAAIGVGLPVESPTGNMVIDIGGGTTEIAVIALSGIVSDTSIRTGGDELDISIVQFMRKNYNLLIGEPTAEQIKIQIGSAYPVGDEREMEVKGRDLVSGIPKTVRVHSSEIREAVQEPIQQIVDAVRRALEITPPELASDIVDRGIVMTGGGALIRGLDVLLSQETGLPIHVDEDPLTCVVRGTGKILDDEEKYWSVLTT; from the coding sequence ATGTTCTGGCCTTTCAGCAAGTCCAATTCGTTTTTCCCGGCGAACGCCATCGCCGTGGACCTCGGTACAGCGAACACCCTGATCTATGTGAAGGGTGAGGGGATCGTCCTGAACGAGCCATCGGTCGTTGCGCTCGATCGTGAGACGAAGAAGCTCAAGGGCGTGGGACTCGAAGCGAAGCGCATGCTCGGGCGCACCCCTGATGGCATCATGGCCGTACGTCCCATGAAGGACGGCGTTATCGCCGACTTCGACGTGACGGAAAAGATGCTGCGCTATTTCCTCACCCTGGTCATCGACAAACACGTCTTCAAGGTGAAGCCGCGTGTGATCGTGTGTGTGCCCTCAGGCATCACCGAAGTCGAGAAGCGTGCCGTGCGTGACTCCGCACTGGGTGCTGGTGCGAAAGAAGTCTTCATGGTCACCGAACCGATGGCGGCCGCGATCGGTGTGGGGCTCCCCGTGGAATCGCCGACCGGCAACATGGTCATCGACATCGGCGGTGGCACCACGGAAATCGCCGTCATCGCATTGTCGGGCATCGTGAGCGACACGTCCATTCGCACGGGCGGCGACGAGCTCGATATCAGCATCGTGCAGTTCATGCGCAAGAACTACAATCTGCTGATCGGTGAACCCACAGCCGAACAGATCAAGATCCAGATCGGTTCCGCGTATCCGGTGGGCGATGAGCGCGAGATGGAAGTGAAGGGTCGCGATCTCGTGTCGGGCATTCCGAAGACGGTGCGCGTGCACTCGAGCGAAATTCGTGAAGCGGTGCAGGAACCCATTCAGCAGATCGTCGACGCCGTGCGTCGCGCGCTGGAGATCACGCCGCCGGAACTCGCCTCGGACATCGTCGATCGTGGCATCGTGATGACCGGTGGTGGCGCCCTCATTCGTGGTCTCGATGTGTTGCTGTCGCAGGAGACCGGACTGCCGATTCACGTGGATGAGGATCCGCTCACGTGCGTGGTGCGCGGCACGGGCAAGATCCTCGACGACGAAGAGAAGTACTGGTCGGTTCTCACCACCTGA
- the accD gene encoding acetyl-CoA carboxylase, carboxyltransferase subunit beta produces the protein MAWFRKEKKPRQPRRVRLEIPPDTWEKCEACGHTDIRDNFLRNLNVCPSCDFHRRVRAWEFASFLIDDGSLNEVGGELRSIDPLGFPDYPARLKKALTNAGDTDAILTVTGLLEGMPVGIAIMDFAFMGGSMGSVVGEKIARLGQRSLEKKHPLVILSASGGARMQEGILSLMQMAKASAVLSQLAERRIPYISVLTNPTTGGVSASYAMLGDAILAEPGAVIGFAGPRVIKQTLGQDLPEGFQTAEFLLEKGMVDSVVHRKELKSTLSRLLRHMTGRPAAQAQTQQEG, from the coding sequence ATGGCCTGGTTTCGGAAGGAAAAAAAGCCCCGTCAGCCCCGACGCGTCCGCCTCGAAATCCCACCTGATACGTGGGAGAAGTGCGAAGCGTGCGGGCACACAGACATCCGCGACAACTTCCTGCGGAATCTCAACGTCTGTCCGTCCTGCGACTTTCATCGCCGCGTCCGAGCGTGGGAATTTGCCTCGTTCCTCATCGATGACGGCTCGCTGAACGAAGTCGGTGGTGAACTGCGTTCGATCGATCCGCTCGGATTTCCGGACTATCCGGCGCGACTCAAGAAAGCGCTCACCAATGCCGGTGACACCGACGCCATCCTCACGGTGACCGGTTTGCTGGAAGGCATGCCGGTGGGCATCGCGATCATGGATTTTGCGTTCATGGGCGGTTCGATGGGCTCGGTGGTCGGTGAGAAGATCGCCCGACTTGGCCAGCGCTCGCTCGAGAAAAAGCATCCGCTCGTGATCCTTTCGGCGTCCGGTGGTGCCCGCATGCAGGAGGGCATTCTTTCCCTCATGCAGATGGCCAAGGCGTCCGCGGTGTTGTCGCAGTTGGCGGAGCGGCGCATTCCGTATATCTCCGTGCTCACCAACCCCACCACGGGCGGCGTGAGCGCGAGTTATGCCATGCTCGGTGACGCCATCCTGGCCGAACCCGGCGCGGTCATCGGCTTTGCCGGCCCGCGGGTCATCAAGCAGACGTTGGGTCAGGACTTGCCGGAAGGCTTCCAGACCGCCGAGTTCCTGCTCGAGAAGGGGATGGTCGACAGCGTGGTGCACCGCAAGGAACTGAAGTCCACGCTCTCGCGCCTGCTGCGCCATATGACCGGTCGTCCGGCAGCACAGGCCCAGACCCAGCAGGAAGGCTGA
- the ald gene encoding alanine dehydrogenase: MRIGVPKEIKTNENRVALVPAGAEALTAAGHEVFIESGAGIGSGFEDDDYRGVGAQIVPDAATAWGKAELLLKVKEPIASEWQYLRSDLTLFTYFHFAADEQLTKAHLASGATCIAYETVELPSRELPLLTPMSEVAGRMAVQEGAKYLEKLYGGRGVLLGGVPGVAPAKVVILGGGVVGVNAAKMAAGLGAKVVVLDLSLERLRYLSDVMAANVQLIHSNRHNILEQISTCDLVIGGVLIPGAKAPKLVRRADLARMRPGAVIVDVAVDQGGCVETIKPTTHENPTYTVDGIIHYGVANMPGAVPRTSTLALTNATLPYTLQLANKGWKQALKDNGALLKGLNMSAGKVTYRGVAESFGLEMTDPASFVG, encoded by the coding sequence ATGCGCATCGGCGTACCGAAAGAGATCAAGACGAATGAAAACCGTGTGGCCCTGGTTCCTGCGGGAGCCGAGGCCCTGACGGCTGCAGGGCATGAAGTGTTCATCGAGTCTGGCGCCGGCATCGGCAGCGGCTTCGAGGACGACGATTACCGTGGCGTGGGTGCGCAGATCGTGCCCGATGCGGCCACCGCGTGGGGCAAGGCGGAACTGCTCCTCAAGGTGAAGGAGCCCATCGCGAGCGAGTGGCAGTACCTGCGTTCGGACCTGACGCTGTTCACGTACTTCCACTTCGCCGCCGACGAGCAGCTCACGAAGGCCCATCTTGCCAGCGGCGCCACGTGCATCGCGTACGAGACGGTGGAGCTGCCCAGCCGCGAGCTGCCGTTGCTGACGCCGATGTCGGAAGTGGCGGGTCGCATGGCGGTGCAGGAAGGCGCCAAGTACCTGGAGAAGCTCTACGGCGGCCGTGGTGTGCTGCTGGGTGGCGTGCCGGGTGTGGCGCCGGCCAAGGTGGTCATCCTGGGCGGTGGCGTCGTGGGCGTGAATGCCGCGAAGATGGCCGCTGGTCTGGGAGCGAAGGTGGTGGTGCTGGACCTGTCGCTGGAGCGTCTGCGGTACCTCTCCGACGTGATGGCGGCCAACGTGCAGCTCATTCACTCGAACCGCCACAACATCCTCGAGCAGATCAGCACCTGCGATCTGGTCATCGGTGGTGTGCTGATTCCGGGTGCCAAGGCGCCGAAGCTGGTGCGTCGTGCCGACCTCGCGCGCATGCGCCCGGGTGCGGTCATCGTGGACGTGGCCGTGGATCAGGGCGGCTGCGTGGAAACGATCAAGCCCACCACGCACGAGAACCCCACGTACACGGTGGACGGCATCATCCACTACGGTGTGGCCAACATGCCGGGCGCGGTGCCGCGCACGTCCACCCTGGCCCTGACCAATGCGACGCTGCCGTACACCTTGCAGTTGGCGAACAAGGGCTGGAAGCAGGCGCTCAAGGACAACGGCGCGCTGCTCAAGGGCCTGAACATGTCGGCCGGCAAGGTGACCTATCGTGGTGTGGCGGAGTCGTTCGGCCTCGAAATGACCGACCCGGCCAGCTTCGTCGGCTGA
- the rodA gene encoding rod shape-determining protein RodA, whose amino-acid sequence MPVTSVLRRQSIDFPLLLIALLLTAFGIAMVFSAGQIDAPSTITAGAWKRQLSWFGLCLAATWVVTRGSVRLIEWSAWPLYALSCALLVLVLFIGTGAGTAASVKGWLSIGGVRIGQPAELAKLATTLMLARVLAAQREVPRSLIDLWRPLLVVGIPWLLVMKQPDLGTGIVFIGICFAMLFWAGVQWQLLLMLASPGISLVLAFSTGVWGAWFLILVALVLWYRPFLAEGVVVVVANVVTGVVAPLLWDKLKPYQQKRLLVFLDPTIDMRGSGYHVTQSKVAIGSGGLFGQGFTQGSQKRLQFLPERHTDFIFSVVGEELGFLGVSIALALFLALFLRSTRVASRANDAFPSLVAFGFVAAWFVHVMVNVGMTLNLMPVTGIPLPFFSYGPSFLLVSWVAVAVLLRISAEGRGQPDAIGL is encoded by the coding sequence ATGCCCGTCACCAGCGTGCTGCGCCGACAGAGCATCGATTTTCCGTTGCTGCTGATTGCGCTGCTGCTCACCGCGTTTGGCATCGCCATGGTGTTCTCGGCGGGCCAGATCGACGCCCCCTCCACCATCACGGCAGGGGCGTGGAAGCGACAACTGTCGTGGTTCGGTCTCTGCCTCGCGGCCACCTGGGTGGTGACCCGTGGATCGGTACGCCTCATCGAGTGGAGTGCCTGGCCGCTGTATGCGCTGAGTTGTGCGCTGCTGGTGCTGGTGTTGTTCATCGGTACTGGTGCCGGTACCGCCGCCAGTGTGAAAGGCTGGCTCAGTATCGGTGGCGTGCGCATCGGACAACCGGCCGAACTGGCCAAGCTGGCCACCACGCTGATGCTGGCGCGGGTGCTGGCCGCGCAACGGGAAGTACCACGTTCCCTGATCGATCTCTGGCGACCATTGCTGGTGGTCGGCATTCCGTGGCTGTTGGTCATGAAGCAACCCGACTTGGGCACCGGCATTGTGTTCATCGGCATCTGTTTTGCCATGCTGTTCTGGGCCGGCGTGCAGTGGCAGTTGCTGCTCATGCTGGCCAGCCCCGGCATCAGTCTCGTGCTGGCATTCAGCACCGGCGTCTGGGGCGCGTGGTTTTTGATTCTGGTGGCGCTCGTACTCTGGTACCGCCCATTCCTCGCCGAAGGTGTGGTGGTGGTGGTGGCCAATGTGGTGACCGGCGTGGTGGCTCCGCTGCTCTGGGACAAACTCAAGCCGTACCAACAGAAGCGACTGCTGGTGTTCCTCGACCCCACCATCGACATGCGCGGGTCGGGGTACCATGTCACGCAGAGCAAAGTGGCCATCGGCTCCGGTGGCCTGTTTGGTCAGGGGTTCACGCAGGGCAGTCAGAAGCGTCTGCAGTTTCTCCCGGAGCGACACACCGACTTCATCTTTTCGGTGGTGGGCGAGGAACTCGGATTTCTCGGCGTCAGTATCGCACTGGCCCTTTTTCTGGCGCTCTTTCTCCGCAGCACCCGTGTGGCCTCCCGCGCCAACGATGCGTTCCCCAGCCTGGTGGCGTTCGGTTTTGTGGCCGCATGGTTCGTGCATGTCATGGTCAATGTGGGCATGACGCTCAACCTGATGCCGGTCACGGGCATTCCGCTGCCGTTCTTCAGCTACGGTCCCTCGTTCCTGCTGGTCAGTTGGGTTGCCGTGGCCGTGCTGCTGCGCATCTCGGCGGAAGGGCGGGGACAACCCGACGCGATCGGTCTCTGA
- the mreC gene encoding rod shape-determining protein MreC, producing the protein MARTVRGEGRLDTVLVLVCVALAALAMLMSRRTREQTAMSMRTTVLAPLVALEGRAAGVRAAVESRDALLQTRGRAVRDTMNVRAVADENAVLRRLLGLSARLQDGFVPAELLPSRAGDEFTITLTTGSNTGVQPFLPVVTADGLVGMVESVDNVTSFAITWAHPDFRVSAMSVDQSAFGIVQPHLGAGAERWLLEMRGVPFRAKLDSGTIIVSSGLGATYPRGIPVGTVIGEIVTPEKWARTYLVKPAVLPEAIGPVLVLLPARAQRGVNGVWTTVTAADSAARAVAAAGDSLARKAALDELAARRAALDAQLADSLAAADTIGGGLGTRPAPRVMTRADSLRADSVRARQRADSVRAKQRADSIARVRPAGPPPNEERE; encoded by the coding sequence GTGGCCCGCACGGTGCGTGGAGAAGGGCGGCTCGACACAGTGTTGGTGCTGGTCTGTGTCGCACTGGCGGCACTGGCCATGCTCATGTCGCGCCGCACGCGTGAACAAACCGCGATGTCGATGCGCACCACGGTGCTCGCGCCGTTGGTGGCCCTGGAAGGCCGCGCGGCCGGTGTGCGCGCGGCCGTAGAGTCCCGCGACGCGTTGCTGCAGACACGTGGACGCGCGGTGCGCGACACGATGAATGTGCGCGCCGTGGCCGATGAAAACGCGGTCCTGCGCCGGCTGCTGGGATTGTCGGCTCGTCTGCAGGATGGATTTGTGCCGGCCGAGTTGTTGCCGTCACGCGCGGGCGATGAGTTCACCATCACGCTCACCACCGGCAGCAACACCGGCGTGCAACCATTTCTTCCCGTCGTGACGGCCGATGGACTGGTCGGCATGGTGGAAAGCGTAGACAACGTCACGAGCTTTGCCATCACCTGGGCACATCCAGACTTTCGGGTGAGCGCGATGAGCGTCGATCAGAGCGCTTTCGGGATCGTACAGCCGCATCTCGGTGCAGGCGCGGAACGCTGGTTGCTCGAGATGCGTGGTGTGCCATTCCGTGCGAAGCTCGATTCCGGGACGATCATCGTCAGTTCGGGGCTCGGCGCCACCTATCCCCGGGGCATCCCCGTGGGCACGGTGATCGGGGAGATCGTCACCCCCGAAAAATGGGCGCGCACCTATCTCGTGAAGCCCGCCGTGTTGCCGGAAGCCATTGGTCCGGTGTTGGTGCTGTTGCCGGCGCGGGCGCAGCGTGGCGTGAATGGCGTGTGGACCACCGTGACGGCTGCCGACAGTGCGGCGCGGGCGGTGGCCGCCGCCGGCGATTCGTTGGCTCGCAAGGCCGCGTTGGACGAACTGGCCGCGCGTCGTGCGGCCTTGGATGCGCAACTGGCCGATAGCCTCGCCGCCGCCGATACGATCGGCGGCGGATTGGGCACGCGCCCCGCACCGCGCGTGATGACCAGAGCGGACAGCCTGCGAGCCGACAGCGTGCGCGCACGGCAGCGGGCCGATAGTGTGCGTGCAAAACAACGCGCAGACAGTATCGCCCGTGTCCGTCCTGCCGGTCCGCCGCCCAACGAGGAGCGCGAGTGA
- a CDS encoding M16 family metallopeptidase gives MTTGSARVAIVVDAVDGMAVVAIGADKQGAEAPQLHRTDLPNGLTVLSEAVPGARSVAFGAWVRAATLHERPEEMGVSHLLEHMVFKGTRTRSAQEIALSLETLGGSLDAYTEREHTSYQARVLDEHLGEAASVIGELIFEPLLKPEDLALERKVILEEISMVEDTPDDIIFDVHNRAVWGDHPHGYAILGTRDTVKSLDIPHIRALQERAYHPGRLVVAASGRVEHDQLLEVLDRAGWLTRARGDMTPFALDPVEAAGPHAEHVKRKDIAQTHIVLGGQGIAHGDSRRYAFALIDMLLGGGMSSRLFQRVREELGLAYSVHTFSSAFADTGVHGVYLATAPESAQEALDAVREVLREVASEGLPEADMLAGKRQLRGQLVLSMEGVSSRMYRAATTALYGEPFRSVDEQMALVDAIDEDTVRDVARDFFDPDRHILVSLGPKAVR, from the coding sequence GTGACGACGGGGAGCGCTCGGGTGGCGATCGTGGTGGACGCGGTGGACGGAATGGCGGTGGTCGCGATCGGCGCTGACAAACAGGGCGCTGAGGCGCCCCAGTTGCACCGAACGGACCTGCCCAATGGGCTGACCGTGCTCTCGGAAGCAGTTCCGGGAGCACGGTCGGTTGCTTTTGGGGCGTGGGTGCGTGCAGCCACGCTGCACGAACGCCCGGAGGAAATGGGCGTCTCGCATCTGCTCGAACACATGGTGTTCAAGGGCACGCGCACCCGTTCGGCGCAGGAGATCGCGCTGTCACTCGAGACACTCGGTGGCTCGCTCGATGCGTACACCGAGCGGGAACACACGTCATATCAGGCGCGTGTGCTCGACGAACATCTCGGAGAGGCCGCCTCGGTCATCGGTGAGCTGATCTTCGAACCGCTGCTGAAGCCGGAGGACCTGGCGCTCGAGCGTAAGGTGATCCTCGAGGAAATCAGCATGGTCGAAGACACGCCCGACGACATCATCTTCGACGTGCACAATCGCGCGGTGTGGGGTGATCATCCGCATGGGTATGCCATTCTGGGTACCCGCGACACGGTCAAGTCACTCGACATCCCGCACATCCGTGCGCTGCAGGAGCGGGCCTATCATCCGGGCCGGCTCGTGGTCGCGGCATCGGGGCGCGTGGAGCATGATCAACTGCTCGAGGTCCTCGATCGCGCCGGCTGGTTGACGCGTGCACGTGGCGACATGACGCCGTTCGCGCTCGATCCGGTGGAAGCCGCCGGGCCGCATGCCGAGCATGTGAAGCGCAAGGACATCGCGCAGACCCACATCGTGTTGGGTGGGCAGGGTATCGCACATGGTGACTCGCGTCGGTATGCGTTTGCCCTGATCGACATGCTGCTGGGCGGTGGCATGAGCTCGCGTCTCTTTCAGCGCGTGCGTGAAGAGCTGGGGCTGGCGTACAGCGTGCACACGTTCAGCAGCGCCTTCGCGGATACGGGCGTGCATGGCGTGTATCTGGCCACGGCGCCGGAAAGCGCGCAGGAAGCGCTCGACGCGGTGCGGGAGGTCCTGCGCGAAGTCGCGTCGGAGGGATTGCCTGAGGCCGATATGCTGGCCGGCAAGCGGCAGCTCCGGGGTCAACTGGTGCTCTCGATGGAAGGGGTGTCCTCGAGGATGTACCGGGCGGCCACGACCGCTCTTTATGGCGAACCGTTCCGTTCCGTCGACGAACAGATGGCGCTTGTCGATGCAATCGACGAGGATACAGTGCGGGACGTAGCGCGTGATTTTTTCGATCCCGATCGGCACATTCTTGTCAGCCTTGGCCCGAAGGCCGTACGCTGA